One segment of Metallosphaera cuprina Ar-4 DNA contains the following:
- the thiC gene encoding phosphomethylpyrimidine synthase ThiC, producing the protein MTQIQSAKNGNVTEEMRKVADAEGVSPEKIRNGVASGRIVILKNVNRELMRLTALGEGLFTKVNVNLGASTDHYNEEEEMRKVQIANEYGADSIMDLTDGGDIDGMRRKVLRKAEMPVGTVPIYQVYYEMVSKRKYVVNFTEDDIFNVIRTQLKDGVDFITVHTGITLELAKRLNERKRVAGVVSRGGTVMAAWSLYNEKENPLYSEFDYLLEIAKEFDITLSLGDALRPGGIPDAHDEFQIAELINNARLARKANEAGVQVMIEGPGHMPLDQIEMDVKLEKELTNGKPYYVLGILPTDVAAGYDHIAGAIGGALAASKGADMLCYLTPSEHLSLPNPEQVKEGLIAFKIAAHVGDIVKLGDRARKVDEEMSSARSSLNWSKMFSLTLDKERAIKIYTQYKERPMGSCTMCGDLCVYLVLPRVTKIKERGKS; encoded by the coding sequence ATGACACAAATCCAGAGCGCAAAGAACGGGAACGTAACGGAAGAGATGAGGAAAGTTGCGGACGCGGAGGGAGTATCGCCCGAAAAAATTAGGAACGGGGTAGCCTCCGGAAGGATTGTCATCTTAAAGAACGTTAACAGGGAACTAATGAGACTGACCGCTTTGGGGGAAGGGTTGTTCACTAAGGTCAACGTTAACCTGGGGGCCTCAACGGATCATTACAATGAGGAGGAAGAGATGAGGAAAGTCCAGATCGCCAACGAGTATGGGGCGGACTCAATCATGGACCTAACAGATGGGGGAGACATAGACGGGATGAGAAGGAAGGTCTTGAGGAAAGCTGAGATGCCGGTGGGTACGGTCCCAATCTATCAAGTTTACTACGAAATGGTTTCCAAGAGGAAATATGTAGTGAACTTCACTGAGGATGACATATTTAACGTAATTAGGACTCAGTTAAAGGACGGCGTGGACTTCATTACAGTGCACACAGGGATAACACTAGAGTTGGCCAAGAGACTGAACGAAAGAAAGAGGGTAGCTGGAGTGGTGAGCAGAGGAGGGACAGTGATGGCTGCGTGGTCTCTATACAACGAGAAGGAGAACCCACTTTACTCAGAGTTCGACTATCTTCTGGAGATAGCTAAGGAGTTTGATATCACGCTTAGCTTAGGTGACGCTCTCAGACCAGGAGGCATACCTGACGCTCACGATGAGTTTCAAATAGCTGAGCTCATCAATAACGCGAGGTTGGCAAGGAAGGCGAACGAGGCGGGAGTTCAGGTCATGATTGAGGGACCAGGTCACATGCCCTTAGATCAAATAGAGATGGACGTTAAACTTGAAAAGGAACTAACCAACGGTAAACCTTATTATGTGCTTGGGATACTCCCCACTGACGTGGCTGCCGGATACGACCACATCGCCGGCGCTATAGGAGGTGCCCTGGCGGCCTCTAAAGGTGCTGACATGCTATGTTATCTAACCCCTTCAGAACACTTATCCTTACCTAACCCTGAACAAGTTAAGGAAGGGTTGATCGCATTCAAGATCGCAGCTCACGTGGGGGACATAGTTAAGCTAGGGGATAGAGCAAGGAAAGTGGATGAGGAGATGAGTTCCGCTCGATCATCTTTAAATTGGAGTAAAATGTTCTCGCTTACGTTAGACAAGGAAAGGGCCATCAAGATCTACACCCAGTATAAGGAGAGGCCCATGGGTTCATGCACCATGTGTGGTGACCTCTGCGTTTACTTAGTTCTACCGAGAGTTACAAAAATTAAGGAGAGAGGAAAAAGCTAG
- a CDS encoding alcohol dehydrogenase catalytic domain-containing protein translates to MKAVLFEKSGLENLKVSEVKDPEPGPHEVVLRVIESGVNPIDYFVVVGIPVKPVPHIPGAEVYGEVEKVGDHVKNFKPGDKVIVYNRVFDGTCDMCIRGEEMLCRNGGIMSLITQGGWAEKFVVPEKNLVKVNLDPRLAASLPVAALTSYHALKETGVGLGKVVVVFGASGNTGMFAVQLAKRMGAKVVAVSRKGWLREYGADELAEISNVRQVVEKVSNGRMADVVINSMGAGAWDASLSVLGTKGKLALFGTLTGNEVKVDLSRIYSSHAEIVGTTGGSRAELMELAGLCSDCKVKVYKEYSLEESVEALKALNSQGRDGRVMLKIS, encoded by the coding sequence ATGAAAGCAGTTCTCTTCGAGAAATCGGGTTTAGAAAACCTGAAGGTATCAGAAGTTAAGGATCCAGAACCAGGACCCCATGAGGTGGTCCTAAGGGTTATAGAGTCTGGGGTCAACCCAATTGACTACTTCGTTGTAGTTGGGATCCCAGTTAAACCAGTTCCTCACATACCAGGAGCTGAGGTGTACGGCGAGGTTGAGAAGGTAGGAGATCACGTAAAGAACTTCAAGCCAGGTGACAAGGTTATAGTTTACAATAGAGTCTTCGACGGCACCTGCGATATGTGTATAAGAGGGGAAGAGATGCTTTGTAGGAACGGTGGGATAATGAGTTTAATAACTCAAGGAGGATGGGCAGAGAAGTTTGTTGTTCCTGAGAAGAATTTAGTCAAGGTTAATCTAGACCCTAGGTTAGCGGCAAGTTTGCCGGTTGCGGCTTTGACCTCCTATCATGCGCTCAAGGAGACTGGAGTAGGGCTGGGAAAGGTAGTGGTTGTGTTTGGAGCCTCAGGAAACACAGGGATGTTCGCAGTTCAGTTAGCTAAGAGGATGGGCGCTAAGGTCGTAGCGGTCTCAAGGAAGGGTTGGTTGAGGGAGTACGGGGCGGACGAACTCGCTGAGATCTCAAACGTTAGGCAAGTAGTTGAGAAGGTCAGCAACGGAAGGATGGCTGACGTTGTAATAAACTCTATGGGAGCGGGAGCCTGGGACGCGTCTCTTAGCGTGTTAGGAACGAAAGGTAAGTTGGCTCTCTTCGGCACTCTAACAGGTAATGAGGTGAAAGTAGACCTTTCAAGGATATACTCATCTCACGCCGAGATCGTTGGTACTACGGGTGGAAGTAGGGCTGAACTGATGGAACTGGCAGGCCTTTGCTCCGATTGTAAGGTGAAGGTTTACAAGGAGTATTCTCTAGAGGAATCCGTTGAGGCTCTCAAGGCCCTCAACTCACAAGGAAGAGACGGCAGAGTCATGTTAAAGATAAGCTAG
- a CDS encoding cation diffusion facilitator family transporter, which yields MRGLLGFWSITAFLLIMSVLGKSATLTSEAIHSILDALVVTLTLRASNLLDRRDNLYTYSMHRLEAIYSVLNIIVVIIGIAVGVIISLVFLILGLSDNPLILTISSFVAFIFALISSTERGDALKEAVSLHAILDSLTYLAGFVIGILISLSGIKVLDPIGSFVVLAFVLITSLPNIKESYYTLMERSPIDVREVQSSLSPFFATVHHIHVWSICPHERVATLHILENSNTTIGEIEEKRKEVERILKDKFSITHVTVQFETKREENTN from the coding sequence ATGAGAGGCTTACTGGGGTTCTGGAGCATCACCGCCTTCTTGCTCATTATGTCCGTCCTAGGTAAGAGTGCTACACTCACTTCTGAGGCCATTCATTCTATCCTTGATGCTCTCGTTGTAACTCTCACCCTAAGGGCTTCTAACCTTTTAGATAGGAGAGATAATCTGTACACCTATAGCATGCACAGGTTGGAAGCAATATACTCTGTGTTGAACATAATAGTAGTAATCATTGGAATAGCTGTAGGCGTTATCATATCCTTAGTTTTCCTTATTTTAGGGTTATCAGATAACCCGTTGATATTAACAATATCATCTTTTGTGGCTTTCATATTCGCGTTGATCTCCTCTACAGAAAGAGGGGATGCGCTCAAGGAGGCAGTCAGCCTTCACGCGATCTTGGACTCCTTAACTTACTTAGCCGGTTTCGTCATCGGTATCTTAATATCGCTCTCAGGGATCAAAGTTTTAGACCCTATAGGTTCCTTTGTGGTGTTGGCCTTTGTCCTTATTACAAGTTTGCCCAACATCAAAGAGAGCTACTATACGTTAATGGAGAGGTCTCCGATTGACGTAAGGGAAGTACAGTCCAGCTTGAGCCCGTTCTTCGCTACGGTTCATCACATACACGTTTGGAGCATATGTCCCCATGAGAGAGTAGCAACGTTACACATATTGGAGAACTCGAACACCACCATAGGTGAGATAGAGGAGAAGAGAAAGGAAGTGGAGAGAATACTGAAGGACAAGTTCTCAATAACCCACGTTACGGTGCAATTCGAGACTAAGAGAGAGGAGAACACCAACTAA
- a CDS encoding DUF973 family protein, whose product MEPSEEIKALNTLKLSALIGIVYSVIDIIELIIFLYTGIFTISTQLSGLTFLSSPYVFALVAVSAIIVIAQVFLSWRGFRILRRLNIAKEGYTGSKMLLIASIIDFIVIYPFLEFYLIPKVLPILKQIQATNSDAVRLSSSALSSLLPLIASYFVLILIGGILGIVGLVLIVIQEFKLGSRYEEGSLKLGSILQIIPIVNLAAFVLLYVGFSSSMRKVGSSLPPVLAYQVGLGSLSPEGIAQFSLFSVRAIKITKLKLKVKDNVIENSKVIELNQGENRIVTDFGPLELQKGSYTLELTLENGEEVKVYLIY is encoded by the coding sequence ATGGAACCATCAGAAGAGATCAAGGCTTTGAACACGCTGAAGCTTTCCGCTCTCATCGGCATAGTGTACTCCGTTATTGATATTATTGAGCTCATAATATTTTTATATACTGGAATTTTTACAATTTCAACACAACTTTCAGGTCTAACGTTCTTATCAAGCCCATACGTCTTCGCTTTAGTAGCCGTATCAGCCATCATTGTAATAGCTCAAGTTTTTCTGAGTTGGCGCGGTTTCAGGATCTTGAGGCGTCTTAACATCGCGAAGGAAGGATATACTGGATCTAAAATGCTTTTGATAGCCAGCATAATCGACTTCATAGTAATCTATCCTTTCCTTGAGTTCTATTTGATTCCTAAGGTGCTCCCTATCTTAAAGCAGATCCAGGCAACCAACTCGGATGCAGTGAGGCTCTCTAGTTCGGCTCTGAGCTCACTCTTACCTTTAATTGCCTCCTACTTTGTTCTGATTTTAATAGGGGGAATACTCGGGATTGTGGGACTCGTCCTAATAGTAATCCAGGAGTTTAAGCTAGGTTCTAGATACGAGGAGGGATCGTTGAAGCTTGGGTCCATACTTCAGATAATTCCAATAGTCAACCTAGCGGCTTTCGTTCTGCTCTATGTAGGCTTTTCGAGTTCAATGAGAAAAGTTGGGTCTAGTCTTCCGCCTGTATTAGCGTACCAGGTAGGTTTAGGTTCGCTCTCCCCTGAGGGGATCGCCCAGTTCAGTCTCTTCTCTGTGAGGGCAATTAAAATAACTAAATTAAAGCTTAAGGTAAAGGATAACGTGATTGAAAACTCTAAGGTTATAGAGTTGAACCAAGGGGAGAACCGCATTGTAACGGACTTCGGTCCCCTCGAGCTTCAGAAAGGAAGTTACACTTTAGAGTTGACTTTGGAGAATGGGGAGGAAGTTAAAGTCTATCTAATTTATTAG
- a CDS encoding TIGR00266 family protein — protein sequence MPQYNILGDDLQYLRVNLAQGEQFYADAGHTVMKNVTVSMQTRMRGGLLGGLKRALTGGTFFVTEFYGPGELILSGIFPGKVVPISLEGRPILAEAHSFLGAESTVQYDSTLARLTAGLLGGEGLFLAKFSGVGNVFLHAYGGLIEKYLSPGETIQVEASHLMAFEQGMNYSVQLVGGLRSILFAHEGLFFVTITGPGKVWLHTLTAEQLVSALIPYLPSGQQGGFGFNI from the coding sequence ATGCCTCAATATAATATATTAGGAGACGATCTTCAGTACTTGAGGGTTAACTTAGCTCAGGGTGAGCAGTTTTACGCCGATGCCGGACACACGGTAATGAAGAACGTTACAGTGAGCATGCAAACGAGGATGAGGGGAGGGCTTTTAGGAGGTTTAAAGAGGGCATTAACGGGAGGAACTTTCTTCGTCACGGAGTTCTACGGTCCAGGTGAGCTAATCCTTTCTGGGATATTCCCTGGGAAAGTAGTTCCCATTTCCCTTGAGGGGAGGCCGATTCTCGCTGAGGCTCACTCATTTTTAGGGGCGGAAAGCACGGTGCAATACGATTCTACATTAGCCAGGCTCACCGCTGGCTTGTTAGGAGGAGAGGGTCTATTCTTAGCTAAGTTTAGTGGAGTAGGAAACGTTTTCCTTCACGCCTACGGAGGACTGATAGAGAAGTACCTATCTCCAGGTGAGACCATACAGGTTGAGGCCTCTCATCTAATGGCTTTCGAGCAGGGTATGAACTACTCGGTTCAACTAGTGGGAGGGCTCAGGTCTATCTTGTTCGCACATGAGGGCTTGTTTTTCGTTACGATAACTGGACCGGGTAAGGTGTGGCTGCACACTCTCACTGCCGAACAGTTAGTGAGTGCGTTAATACCATACCTCCCATCGGGTCAACAGGGCGGATTTGGATTCAACATATGA
- a CDS encoding sulfurtransferase TusA family protein: protein MEEKLRSGKPDYVLDLTGESCPEPQIEIVKKLNLMKVGEVLEVVSDEEPIDVTIPMICKTHGYPCLTLKEGSLYKTRILKNK, encoded by the coding sequence ATGGAGGAAAAACTCAGGAGTGGAAAGCCGGATTACGTCCTGGATTTAACAGGAGAGTCATGCCCGGAGCCTCAGATTGAGATAGTTAAAAAGCTAAACTTGATGAAGGTAGGAGAGGTTCTTGAGGTCGTAAGTGACGAGGAGCCAATTGATGTAACGATCCCAATGATATGCAAGACCCACGGATACCCTTGTTTAACCCTTAAGGAGGGTAGCTTATACAAAACGAGGATATTGAAGAACAAATGA
- a CDS encoding cupin domain-containing protein — protein MEYYISNFSNVKKEEVKIKGSKGSFIQWLVTKDHGAHYAVRRFTLEPNGVIAPHVHKYQETVIILKGSTKVCVGREVKELHENDFIFIDSGVEHAFYNGMDPLEFICIIDYVDDMSIHPVDRSCI, from the coding sequence ATGGAGTACTACATATCTAACTTCTCTAATGTCAAGAAGGAAGAGGTTAAGATCAAGGGATCTAAGGGATCCTTCATTCAATGGTTAGTAACGAAGGATCACGGAGCTCACTACGCTGTGAGGAGATTTACTCTAGAACCGAACGGGGTCATAGCGCCTCACGTACACAAGTACCAGGAAACCGTGATAATACTCAAAGGCAGCACTAAGGTCTGCGTAGGGCGTGAAGTTAAGGAACTTCACGAGAACGACTTCATATTCATTGATTCTGGAGTAGAGCACGCTTTCTATAACGGGATGGATCCGTTGGAGTTCATTTGTATAATCGATTACGTCGACGACATGTCGATCCATCCAGTAGATCGTAGCTGTATTTAA
- the trxA gene encoding thioredoxin, with product MSSENDPELEALLRKKIKQMMSEAKDMEQKEFVQHLDSNNFDDFLRKNKVAIVDFWAEWCAPCLILAPIIEDLAKDYPSVGFGKLNSDENQDIASRYGVMSLPTVIFFKDGEPVDEVIGAVPREELELRLKSLLGD from the coding sequence ATGAGTTCAGAAAACGATCCGGAACTGGAAGCCTTACTAAGGAAAAAAATTAAACAGATGATGAGTGAAGCAAAGGATATGGAACAAAAAGAATTCGTTCAACATCTGGACTCAAACAATTTCGATGATTTCTTGAGGAAGAACAAGGTGGCAATAGTAGACTTCTGGGCGGAATGGTGCGCTCCATGCCTTATCTTAGCCCCTATTATAGAGGACTTGGCAAAAGACTATCCTTCAGTTGGTTTCGGAAAGCTTAACTCAGACGAGAACCAGGATATTGCGTCCAGATATGGGGTAATGAGTTTACCTACGGTAATTTTCTTTAAGGACGGCGAACCGGTCGATGAGGTGATTGGGGCAGTACCTAGAGAGGAGCTCGAACTGAGACTGAAGTCGTTACTTGGTGACTGA
- a CDS encoding NAD(P)/FAD-dependent oxidoreductase codes for MILIVGGGITGLLISRYLNDAQVIDKYGEPKNSLSSLWNVMPPLCGELKEECDSSANEFVKISEELNVSYSWKIILRTPPKGDKVLTPRETKEVEPLLDSESEIVGKALHVNGGDLLLKLSKNVKTANVTGIEVKDNQITSLKTNVGEMRADYYVFSIGRDEGGLFRGRIALDGLKGHVVVAPPLGMKNVLLIEDRLGVEGEGYSLLNGDSYPSNKWEIDRDQVDRTVTIFSKYLKKVINPIEIRVGFRAVSRGNVPILERIYDNAILVTGYRFGWSIAPWLAKRVKDMMRG; via the coding sequence ATGATCCTGATAGTTGGTGGTGGTATAACGGGACTGCTGATATCTCGCTATCTCAATGATGCGCAGGTCATAGACAAGTACGGAGAACCTAAGAACTCCCTTAGTAGTCTGTGGAACGTAATGCCTCCGCTTTGTGGAGAACTTAAGGAGGAATGTGACAGTTCGGCCAATGAGTTCGTGAAGATCTCAGAGGAACTAAACGTAAGTTACTCATGGAAGATCATCTTGAGGACACCGCCAAAAGGAGATAAGGTACTTACCCCGAGGGAGACTAAAGAGGTTGAGCCTCTATTGGATAGCGAGAGCGAAATCGTAGGAAAGGCTCTTCACGTGAACGGTGGAGACTTACTCTTAAAGCTGTCCAAGAACGTGAAAACGGCTAACGTAACTGGGATAGAGGTGAAGGACAACCAAATTACCTCTCTTAAAACTAACGTTGGGGAAATGCGTGCTGATTACTACGTTTTCTCAATAGGAAGGGATGAGGGAGGGCTGTTTAGGGGTAGGATAGCCTTAGATGGACTTAAGGGTCACGTTGTCGTCGCTCCTCCCCTGGGCATGAAGAACGTCCTCCTAATAGAGGACAGGCTCGGGGTAGAAGGTGAAGGTTACTCCTTACTTAACGGTGACTCTTATCCCTCAAACAAATGGGAAATAGATAGGGACCAGGTGGATAGAACAGTTACAATATTTAGCAAATATCTAAAAAAAGTAATAAACCCTATCGAGATCAGAGTTGGATTCAGAGCCGTATCAAGAGGCAACGTCCCAATCCTGGAGAGGATATACGATAACGCGATTTTAGTGACAGGGTACAGGTTCGGCTGGTCCATAGCCCCTTGGTTAGCTAAGAGGGTAAAGGACATGATGAGGGGATGA
- a CDS encoding D-aminoacyl-tRNA deacylase: MNVRVLISSKDPVGLTVKRLGYAFEEVDEDVTNFNYAKGDAIVMICRHESSTLRPALTLHHPGNPGKNTMGGRPETLGIANPRLLTSIFRSVLEISVDVEKVIEATHHGPTDLPYPITFVEVGSDERMWSNERIVSSLVDAVLKGIERAEDLNCSETVLIYGGPHYSKVASSESTRRCISHIISKHYISELNSDVVLQSIERNLIRPKTAILDSIPRNKRELLTHVFSSNNISIELR, encoded by the coding sequence ATGAACGTTAGAGTTTTGATATCGTCTAAGGACCCGGTTGGACTTACCGTAAAGAGGTTAGGTTACGCGTTCGAAGAGGTTGACGAGGACGTGACAAATTTCAATTACGCCAAAGGAGATGCAATAGTAATGATTTGCAGACACGAGAGTTCCACATTAAGGCCAGCACTGACTTTACATCATCCCGGGAACCCAGGTAAGAACACCATGGGCGGAAGGCCTGAAACTTTAGGTATCGCAAACCCTAGACTTTTAACTTCAATATTTCGCTCAGTTCTAGAGATTAGTGTAGATGTGGAGAAAGTCATTGAGGCGACTCATCACGGTCCTACAGACTTACCTTATCCCATCACATTCGTTGAGGTTGGAAGCGATGAGAGGATGTGGAGCAACGAGAGGATCGTCTCCTCGCTCGTGGATGCCGTACTCAAGGGGATAGAGAGGGCTGAGGATTTGAACTGTTCAGAAACGGTCTTAATATATGGAGGACCCCACTACTCTAAGGTCGCTTCCTCGGAATCAACAAGGAGATGTATTTCACATATAATTTCAAAACATTATATATCAGAATTAAACTCGGACGTAGTTCTTCAGAGCATAGAACGGAACCTTATTAGACCTAAAACTGCAATACTAGATAGTATCCCACGAAATAAGAGGGAACTTCTAACCCACGTTTTCAGTTCTAATAATATATCTATTGAGCTTAGATAA
- a CDS encoding 2,3-diphosphoglycerate-dependent phosphoglycerate mutase → MTLVIFVRHGQSTSNINKILSHDVNNFPLTDEGREQAKRAAQELKKIKTDVIFTSPILRAYQTATIIGNELGLIPVIDERLRERWLGELNNKRFDPSDHWKLKVAKGQLDVKNLEPWDSLRKRMIEFLHSLNQEQVVIAVSHYDPIRAVLGHILDLDDVSALGISIPNASLTVVEMSTTPKILSIGSPILSVPLLSKLNRYIIRTENVG, encoded by the coding sequence ATGACACTTGTAATATTCGTTAGACATGGACAGAGTACATCAAACATCAACAAGATACTCTCTCACGATGTGAACAACTTTCCATTAACCGACGAGGGCAGAGAACAAGCTAAGAGGGCTGCCCAGGAGCTGAAAAAAATAAAGACAGACGTTATCTTTACCAGTCCAATCCTCAGGGCATATCAAACCGCGACGATAATAGGAAACGAGCTGGGCTTGATTCCAGTTATCGATGAAAGGCTTAGGGAGAGGTGGTTAGGTGAGTTAAACAACAAGAGGTTTGATCCAAGCGATCATTGGAAGCTGAAGGTAGCTAAAGGTCAGCTGGACGTTAAGAACCTGGAACCATGGGATAGCCTGAGGAAGAGGATGATTGAGTTCCTCCACTCCTTAAACCAGGAACAGGTAGTCATAGCCGTGAGTCATTACGATCCCATTAGAGCTGTTCTCGGTCACATCTTAGATTTAGACGACGTTTCAGCGCTAGGCATCTCAATACCCAACGCTAGTTTAACCGTAGTTGAGATGTCCACTACGCCTAAAATACTGAGCATCGGATCTCCAATTCTTTCGGTCCCCCTGTTATCTAAGCTCAATAGATATATTATTAGAACTGAAAACGTGGGTTAG
- a CDS encoding metallophosphoesterase family protein, with amino-acid sequence MGLFKRNNPSESNSQLKILYTTDIHGSDTIFKKFLNAGKIYKVNYLIIGGDIAGKSLTPIVELGEGKFEINGNVVGREGLKQITDEIRKQGNYYTIVDKRGLKEMKADKRKVDEAFKNSMIEVLRNWGRIAEEKLKDTEIPLYVNLGNDDPLYLFDVIEESKVMRKCEGQVVKLGEHEMISFGYVNPTPWNTPREMPEEKIYEVLKGEAKKIENMETAIFNVHAPPYNTNLDNAPLLTPDLKPVMKGGEIVMNHVGSVSVRKVLEEEQPLLGLHGHIHESRGFDRIGRTIVLNPGSEHNEGILHAAYIILEKGRIKAHQFIIG; translated from the coding sequence GTGGGCCTATTCAAAAGGAACAACCCAAGTGAATCTAACTCACAGCTGAAGATATTGTACACCACGGATATTCACGGATCTGATACAATATTCAAAAAATTTCTTAATGCGGGGAAGATATACAAGGTTAACTACCTCATAATTGGAGGAGATATAGCAGGCAAGTCTTTGACTCCAATCGTCGAACTAGGCGAAGGAAAGTTTGAGATAAACGGAAACGTTGTAGGAAGAGAGGGTTTGAAGCAGATAACAGACGAGATCAGGAAACAAGGCAACTACTACACGATAGTAGATAAGAGAGGTCTAAAGGAGATGAAGGCGGATAAAAGGAAGGTAGACGAGGCTTTCAAGAACTCCATGATCGAGGTATTGAGGAACTGGGGTAGAATAGCTGAGGAGAAACTGAAGGACACCGAAATCCCACTTTACGTTAACTTAGGTAATGACGACCCTCTCTATCTCTTTGACGTTATAGAGGAGAGCAAAGTAATGAGAAAGTGCGAGGGACAGGTTGTGAAATTAGGGGAACACGAGATGATTTCGTTCGGCTACGTTAACCCAACGCCCTGGAACACACCTAGGGAGATGCCGGAGGAGAAGATTTACGAAGTGTTAAAAGGAGAGGCTAAGAAGATTGAAAACATGGAAACGGCAATCTTTAACGTTCACGCTCCTCCTTACAATACTAACCTAGATAACGCTCCGCTGCTCACTCCAGATTTGAAGCCTGTAATGAAGGGAGGGGAGATCGTTATGAATCACGTAGGGTCTGTCTCTGTCAGAAAGGTCCTGGAAGAGGAACAGCCGTTGCTCGGCCTCCACGGACACATTCATGAGTCGAGAGGTTTCGACAGGATAGGGAGGACGATCGTTTTAAACCCGGGTAGCGAACACAATGAGGGCATATTGCACGCTGCCTACATAATACTCGAGAAGGGGAGAATTAAGGCTCATCAGTTCATAATAGGATGA
- a CDS encoding CBS domain-containing protein: MTRTVSEVANKIIRVVREEDTIVSAATEMKNHNIGSMLVVDNQGQIVGIVTERDVVRAMADRRLDGKVKDYMTSSVKGVTEETSVEEAVGIMLENGFRHLPVIGKEGKVIGIVSIRDLARALSDNHFLQYGKEWTEVKSSGVTCPVCGLEIDEMGYCNCGTGSS; encoded by the coding sequence ATGACCCGAACGGTTTCAGAGGTCGCTAATAAGATAATAAGAGTCGTGAGAGAGGAAGACACTATAGTTTCAGCTGCCACGGAGATGAAAAACCACAACATTGGTTCGATGTTGGTTGTAGATAATCAAGGTCAGATAGTGGGGATCGTAACCGAGAGAGACGTCGTGAGGGCTATGGCTGATCGCAGGCTCGATGGAAAGGTTAAGGACTACATGACCTCGTCTGTGAAAGGGGTAACTGAGGAAACCTCAGTTGAGGAAGCCGTAGGCATCATGCTCGAGAACGGATTTAGACATCTCCCAGTTATAGGAAAGGAAGGAAAGGTGATAGGGATTGTCTCCATTAGAGACCTAGCTAGGGCGCTCTCTGATAACCATTTTTTACAATATGGAAAAGAGTGGACAGAAGTTAAGTCTTCGGGTGTGACGTGCCCCGTATGTGGACTAGAGATAGACGAAATGGGCTACTGCAATTGTGGCACGGGTTCAAGCTAA